From the Saccharomonospora marina XMU15 genome, the window GGTTCCGCGCCGACCAGCTGGCCGAGGACTACGCCGAGCGCACCGGCACCGAGGTCGCCGAGGGCGACCTCTCCGACGTGCCGTGCCCCAACTGCGGCAACCGTGGGCAGTACACCGAGCCGCGCGAGTTCAACATGATGCTCAAGACCTACCTCGGCCCCGTCGAGTCCGAGGAGGGCCTGCACTACCTGCGGCCGGAGACGGCACAGGGCATCTTCGTGAACTTCCTCAACGTGCAGACCACCTCGCGCAAGAAGCCACCGTTCGGCATCGGTCAGATCGGCAAGTCGTTCCGCAACGAGATCACCCCGGGCAACTTCATCTTCCGGACCCGGGAGTTCGAGCAGATGGAACTGGAGTACTTCGTCGAGCCCGGTGAGGACGAGCGCTGGCACCAGTACTGGATCGACCTGCGCACGCAGTGGTACGTCGACCTGGGCATCAGCAGGGACAACCTGCGCCACTACGAACACCCGAAGGAAAAGCTGTCGCACTACGCCAAGCGCACCGTGGACATCGAGTACCGTTTCGGGTTCTCCTCCGGCCAGGAATGGGGTGAGCTGGAGGGCATCGCCAACCGCACCGACTTCGACCTCACCACGCACTCCAACCACTCCGGTGTCGACCTCTCCTACTTCGACCAGGCATCGGGGCAGCGCTACCGGCCGTTCGTGATCGAGCCCGCCGCCGGGGTCGGCAGGCCGATGATGGCGTTCCTGATCGACGCCTACACCGAGGACGAGGTGCCCAACGCCAAGGGCGGCACCGACAAGCGCACCGTGCTCAAACTGGACCCGAGGCTGGCGCCGTACAAGGTGGCGGTACTGCCGCTTTCCCGCAACGCCGACCTGACGCCCAAGGCCCGCGACCTCGCCGCGGCGTTGCGCAAGCACTGGAACGTCGACTTCGACGACGCCCAGTCCATCGGCAAGCGCTACCGCAGGCAGGAGGAGATCGGCACGCCGTACTGCGTGACCGTCGACTTCGACACCCTGGAGGACCACGCCGTCACGGTTCGCGAGCGCGACTCGATGGCGCAGGAGCGCGTCGCCATCGACAAGCTGGAGTCCTACCTTGCCGCGCGCCTGATCGGGTGCTGATCGTGCCCGCCGCTGTCCCGCGTTGGCTCGGCAGGCTGGCGCTAGGCGCGGTGCTGGTCGGGCTGCTGGTGGTCGGTGGCACCGCGTTTCGGGTGTGGCACGTCGCGCGGGCCGACGAGCGTCCGCAGGTGGACGCCATCGTCGTGCTCGGCGCCGCGCAGTACAACGGCACGCCGTCGAAGATCTTCCAGGCGCGGTTGGAGCACGCCAGGCAGCTGTATGCCGACGGCGTCTCCTCCCGCATCGTGACCTCGGGGGGCAGCCGCGTCGGTGACACCTTCACCGAAGCGCAGGCCGGAGCCCGGTGGCTGGCCGACCACGGCGTGCCGCCGCAGGCCGTGGTCGCTGTAGGCCAGGGCAGCGACACGCTCCGCTCGCTGCACGCCGTCTCCGACAAGGCACGGGCCCTCGGCTGGAACACCGTGGTGATCGTCAGCGACCCGTGGCACTCGCTGCGGGCGAGGATCATGGCGGAGGACGCCGGGCTGCGGGCGTGGACCTCACCCACGCACAGCGGCCCGATCGTGCAGACGCGGCAGACGCAGGCGCGCTACATCTTCCGGGAAACCGCCGCGCTGCTGTACTACCGGATGTCCAAGGACTCCGCCGACACGATGGGTGGGGCCGGGCTGAGCTGACCAGCACCGAATGGTCCCACCAACTGGGAGTCGCTGGGCGTTTTGTCGCACGATCACTAACGTCGATGTCAGGCCCACCCGCTTCAGCCGCAGAAGGAGCCAGTCGATGACCGAAGCGTGGTCGTTCGAGACCAAGCAGATCCACGCGGGCGCGCAGCCCGATCCCGCGACCGGTGCGAGGGCCACCCCGATCTACCAGACGACGTCCTACGTCTTCCGCGACACCCAACACGGCGCGGACCTGTTCAGCCTCGCCGAGCCGGGCAACATCTACACCCGGATCATGAACCCGACACAGGACGTGCTCGAGCAGCGGGTGGCCGCGCTGGAAGGCGGGGTGGCGGCGCTGGCGTTCGCGTCCGGGTCGGCGGCGACCACCGCGGCGATCCTGAACCTGGCGGGCGCGGGAGACCACGTGGTGTCCAGTCCGGCGCTCTACGGCGGCACCTACAACCTGTTCCACTACACGCTGCCGAAGCTGGGGGTCGAGGTCACCTTCCTGTCCGACCAGGACGACCTGGACTCCTGGCGCGCGGCGGCGCGGCCCAACACCAAGCTGTTCTTCGCCGAGACACTGGCCAACCCGGGCAGCAACGTGCTCGACGTGCGCGCCGTGGCCGACGTGGCGCACGAGGTGGGCGTGCCGCTGGTCGTGGACAACACCATCCCGACCCCCTACCTGCTGCGCCCCATCGAGCACGGCGCCGACGTGGTGGTCCACTCGGCCACGAAGTACCTCGGCGGGCACGGCACCACCGTCGCCGGGGTGCTGGTGGACGGCGGCACGTTCGACTTCGGTGCGCACGCCGATAGGTTTCCCGGCTTCACCGAGCCCGACCCCAGTTACAACGGGCTGCGGTACTGGGAGGCGCTGGGGCCCGGCGCCTTCGCCGCGAAGGCCCGCGTGCAGTGGCTGCGCGACACCGGCGCCGCCATCGCGCCGCTGAACAGTTTCCTCATCCTGCAGGGCATCGAGACGCTCTCGCTGCGGATGGAGCGTCACGTGGCCAACACGCAGGCGCTGGCCGAGTGGCTGGAGCAGCGTGACGAGGTGGAGCGGGTGTACTACGCGGGGTTGCCGTCCAGCCCGCACCACGAGGCCGCGAGGAAGTACCTGCCCAAGGGTGCGGGCGCGGTGTTGTCGTTCGAGCTGCGCGGCGGGGTCGAGGCGGGCCGGGCGTTCGTCGACGGCACCGAACTGCACAGCCAGCTGGTCAACATCGGCGACGTGCGCAGCCTCATCGTGCACCCGGCCAGCACCACCCACAGCCAGCTCAACCCCGACGAGCAGCTCAGCAGCGGAGTCACTCCCGGCCTCGTCAGGTTGGCCGTCGGCATCGAGGGTGTCGAGGACCTCAAGGCGGACCTCGAAGCGGGTTTCAGGGCGGCGAAGGCGGTGCTGTGACGCCGCCGCCGACCCCGCCGAACCAGGACCCCCCTCCTGCCACCGGTGCGTGGCAGGAGGGCGATCCTCCTGGTCGTCGACGGTGGTTGCGGCAGGACGCGCCGCTGCCGCTCGAGTTCGGCCGCAGCCTTCCCGGTTTCCAGCTCGCCTACGAAACCTGGGGCACGCCTGCTTCCGACGGTTCCAACGCGGTGCTGGTCGAGCACGCCCTCACCGGCGACAGCCACGCGGCGGGGCCCGCGGGGCCCGGCCATCCGACGCCGGGCTGGTGGGACGGGCTGATCGGACCGGGAAAGGCGCTGGACACCGATGAGTTGTTCGTCGTGGTTCCCAACGTGCTCGGCGGCTGCCAGGGCTCGACGGGGCCCGCGTCGCGTGCTCCCGACGGCAGGCACTGGGGCAGCCGGTTTCCGAAGATCAGCATCCGCGACCAGGTCGCCGCCGAGACGGCGCTCGCCGACGCGCTGGGCATCCAGCGGTGGGCGTGTGTGCTGGGCGGCTCCATGGGCGGGATGCGTGCGCTGGAATGGGGCGTGAGCGAGCCGGATCGGGTCGCGTCGCTGCTGCTGCTCGCCTGTCCGGCCGCGTCATCGGCCGACCAGATCGCCTGGGCGGCGCCGCAGCTGCACGCCATCGTCTCCGACGCGGGCTGGCGGGGCGGCGACTACCACGACGCTGCTCCCGGTGAGGGGCCACACCGCGGGCTCGGAGTGGCCCGCAGGATCGCCCACGTCACCTACCGCAGCGAGCCGGAGTTCAACGCCAGGTTCGGGCGTGCCCTGCAGAACCCTGACGGCGGCGACCCCGACGAGCGGTTCGCCGTGGAGTCCTACCTCGACCACCACGCGGACAAGCTGGTGCGTCGCTTCGACGCCGCCAGTTACGTGCTGCTGACCAAGTCGATGAACGATCACGACGTCGGCAGGGGTAGGGGCGGGGTCGCGCAGGCGCTGTCGAGGGTGAGCGCGCGCACGATCGCCGCCGGCGTGGACAGTGACCGCCTCTACCCGCAGGAGCAGGCGAGGCAACTGGCCGAGGGCATCGCGCACGCGCGCTACGCGCGACTGTCCTCGCCGTACGGGCACGACTCGTTCCTCATCGAGACCAGCCAGGTCGCCGGGCTGGTCAAGGAACTGCTCGGCTGATCGTCGCCGGGCACCGAGGCGGCCGATGCCCGCTACGCTGGCTGCGATGGACGGCTACACGGCCCACGACCGCGAGCGCCGATTCGCCGAACGGCCCAAGCGCGCCGCGTTGCCTGGTTCGCGCGGTGACACGCGCTCGGCGTTCGCCAGGGACAGGGCGCGGGTGCTGCACTCGGCCGCGCTGCGAAGGCTGGCAGGCAAGACCCAGGTCGTCGGGCCGGGGGAGGGCGCCGAGGTCAGCGGCGTGCCGCGCACCCGGCTGACGCATTCGCTGGAGGTCGCTCAGATCGGCCGCGGTATCGCCGAGGATCTGGGCGCCGACCCCGACCTGGTGGACACCGCCGGACTGGCCCACGACATCGGACACCCGCCCTTCGGCCACAACGGCGAGTCGGCGCTGGACGAGGCCGCCCGCGCCTGCGGCGGCTTCGAGGGCAACGCTCAGACGCTTCGCATCCTCACCAGGCTGGAACCGAAGGTGCTCGGCGACGATTCCGAGGTCGCGGGCCTCAACCTCACGCGCGCGTGCCTCGACGCGGCGACCAAGTACCCGTGGCCCAGGCAGGCCGCCTTGCCGAAGTTCGGTGTCTACGCCGACGACTTCGAGGTCTTCGCCTGGCTGCGCGAGGGCGCGCCCACGAACCGAACCTGCCTCGAGGCACAGATCATGGACTGGGCCGACGACGTCGCGTACTCGGTGCACGACGTGGAGGACGGGGTGCTCGCCGGGCGCATCTCGCTCGGGGTGCTGGCCGAGGCGCAGGAGCGTGCCGCTGTCGCCGAGTTGGCCGCCAAGCACTTCTGCGATCGCTCGGTGTCCACACTGGAGGACGCCGCCGCCGAGTTGCTGCGGCTGCCCGCCGTCGCGGCGCTGGTGGAGAATCCCTACGACTCCTCGCTGCGCGCCCAGGTGGCGCTGAAGCGACTGACCAGCGAACTCGTCGGCCGGTTCGCCTCGGCGGCGGTGACCGGCACCCGCGCCGAGCACGGGGATGAGCCGCTGCTGCGCTACGCCGCCGACCTCTGTGTCCCCGACCAGGTGGCAGCCGAGGTGGCCCTGTTGAAGGCACTGGCGTTGCGGTACGTGATGAGCGACCGCGGCAGGCTCGCGTTGCAGGAGCGGCAGCGGCAACTGCTCGCGGAGTTGGTGGCGGCACTGCCGTCGCGGTCTCCCGAGGCGCTCGATCCGATGCTGCGGCCTGCCTGGGATGCCGCGCCCGACGACGCCGCCCGGCTGCGGGTGGTGGTGGACCAGGTGGCCTCGCTGACCGACGCGCAGGCCCGCGCCTGGCATGCCCGGTACGTGGTCCAGGGCGCTGGACCGGCGCGGTAACGTCACAGAATGCCAGCCAGCACACCGGAGACCACACACCTGCGGTTCGCGCTCGCCGTCCACGACAAGATCGCCAGGGACGGGGCCGACTCGTGCTTCTCGCCCTACTCGGCCGCGAGCGCGCTGGCACTGGTGACCCGCGCGGCGAGAGGGGTGACCGCCGAGGAAGCCGCCACGGTGGTGGCAGGCACCGCCGAGGGCGTCGCGGACCAGGTGGAGCTGCTGCGCAAGGCCGCGCTGCTCACCGCGCACACCGGCGGGGAGCAGCCTGAGCTGGCCGTGTCGAACACGCTGTGGGTGTGGCAGAGCCTTGCCCTCAACCCCGGATTCACCGAGGAACTGGCGGACTGGCCGTCAGGACGCGTGGCGACCGCGGCGTTCGTCGACGACCCCGAAGGTGCTCGCCGCACGATCAACGCCGACGTGGCGCACGCCACCCACGACCTGATTCCGGAGTTGCTGCCCTCGGGCAGCATCGGCGCCGACACCGTCGCCAGCCTGGTGAACGCGCTGTACCTGCGGGTGGCGTGGACGTTCCCGTTCTCGCAGGCCAATACCACCGAGGCGGACTTCCACTCACCGGACGGCGTTCGCCCGGTGCCGATGATGCGGCAGGCGGAGCGGCTGGGCTACGCCGAGAGCCACGGCTGGCGGCTGGTGGCGCTGCCCGCGCTGGGTGGTGTCGAGGCGATCGTGCTGCTGCCCGATCGTTCGCTCGCGGAGCAGGAGTCCACACTGGACGCCGAAACACTCGTGGACCTGCTCTCGGCCAGGCGCGACACGATGGTGGATCTCGCGCTGCCCCGGCTGTCGCTCGATGTGCGCAGCCCGCTCAAGCCTGCGTTGCGCGCGCTCGGGGTGCACACGATGTTCCAGCCGACCGCCGACTTCGGCGAGTTGACCGACGACCCGCGGCTGCTGGTGTCCGACGTCTCGCACCAGGCCGTGCTTCGCGTGGACGAGAGCGGGCTGGAGGGGGCCGCGGCGACGGCGGTGACGATGCGGCTGGTTTCCATGCCGCTGGGTGAACCCGTGACCGTAGTGATCGATCGCCCGTTCCTGCTGCTGGTGCGGCACGCGGGGACGGGCGCCTGCTACTTCCTTTCGAGGGTCGTCCAGCCGTGACGACCACGACCCAGCGGGCTCCCCGGCTAGGGACGCCCGGACCCACCGGCGCCCGCGTGTCACCTCGGCTGGTCGACGCCGCCGTGCTGCTGGGCTTCGCCGTGGCCGCCTTCCTGATCTACCGCCCGCTCTGGCTGGACCTCGGGCACGGCTACCTGGCCAACAGCGTGCAGGACCAGAACATGTGGGAGTGGTTCTTCGCGGTCACCGCCGACTCCGTGGCCAAGCTGGAGAACCCACTGTTCTCGGCGTTGCAGAACCATCCGCTCGGCGTGAACCTCATGGCCAACACGGTCATGCTCGGCATCGGTGTGCCGCTGGCACCGGTGACGCTGCTCTTCGGCCCCACGGTCACCTGGGCGCTGGCGCTCACCGGCGGGCTGGCCGCCACGGCGGCGGCCTGGTACTGGGTGTTGTCGCGTCACCTGGTCGGCACGCGCGTCGGCGCCGCCATCGGGGCGGCCTTCGCGGGGTTCGCGCCGCCGATCATCTCGCACGCGAACGCACACCCGAACTTCGTCGTGCTGTTCGTGTTGCCGTTCATCGTGCTGCGGCTGGTGAAGCTGGCGCGAGGAGAGCACGTCGTCCGCGGTGGCGTGCTGCTCGGGCTACTGGTGGCCTACCAGGTTTTCCTCGGCGAGGAACCACTGCTGATCATGGCCACCACGCTGGCGGTGTTCGCCATGGCCTACGCCCTGATGCGGCCCGAGCAGGCCATCGCCATGGCCAAGCCGCTCGCGGCCGGGCTCGGCGTGGCCGCGGCGGTGTCGCTCGCGCTGGTCGCGGTGCCGCTGTGGTGGCAGTTCTTCGGCCCGCAGAGCTACCGAAGCCTCGAGCACGGCCTGCGCGGCAACGACGCCGCCGCCTTCACCGCGTTCGCCACGGAGTCGCTGGCGGGCGGGCCGGAGTCGGCAAGCGAGTTGTCGATGAACCGTACCGAGGAGAACGCGTTCTTCGGCTGGCCGCTGGTGCTGCTCATGCTTGTCGTCACGGTGGGGCTGTGGCGGGTCGTCGTGGCGAGGGCGCTGGCCGTCGCCATGCTCGGCATGGCGTGGCTGTCGACGGGTGTGCTGCTCGTGGTCGACGGCACGGCGACCTCGGTGCCGGGGCCGTGGCTGCTGCTGTTCGACGCGCCGCTGTTCGAGTCGGTGCTGGAGTCGCGGTTCGCGCTCGGTTGCGTGCCGCTGATCGGGGTGCTGCTGGCGATGGCCACCGAGCGGGTGCTGCGCTGGGTGGCCGCGCCGGACTGGCGTTACGCCGCGCGCATCGTGTGGTTCAGCGCGCTGACCTTCGCGCTGGTGCCGGTCATCCCGACGGAGCTGGAGGTCCGGCAGCGTGAGGACACACCGGCGTTCTTCACGGCCGGGTCGTGGCGTGACTACGTCCGCCCCGGTGGCTCGGTGGTGGTGGTGCCGCTGCCGGACGCGGGCGATGCCGACGCGCTGCACTGGCAGGTGGAAACCGGCCTGGAGTTCCCGCTGGCGGAGGGCTACTTCGTGGGCCCGGCCACCGACGGTCGCGGCACCTACGGCGCGGTCCGGCGGCCCACCTCGGTGCTGCTGGAGGACGTCGCCGAGGACGGCGTCGCCGCGACGGTCAGCAAGGAGCAGCGGGTGGACGTGCTGCGCGACCTGCGGTACTGGAAGGCTGACGTGATGGTGCTGCCGGTGCGCACGCCCAACCAGCAGCCGCTGCGCGACACCGTCGAGCGGTTGCTCGGCCGCCCGCCGCATGTGGTCAGGGACGTGTGGGTATGGGACACCTCCGACCTCACCCGCCCGCACGGGTGACGGAAGCGGGCAGGTGCCGCAGCTTGTCCGGGTTGACGATGTCGTAGACGGCGACGATGCGCCCTTCGTGCACCGTCATCGCCTGTACGTGTTCGTCGACGTCGCGGTAGTGCTCGCCACCGGGCTGGGCGGGCAGGTACATCCCGAGGTCACCGTTGACCAGCACGGGCCGGGCGGCGGCGAAGGCGTCCGGCGGGTACATCCGGCGAAGACCGGCGAAGAACCGCACGAACTTGTCGGCACCGACCATGGTCCGGCGGGTGGTCCTGCCCTTGCCGTCGGAGTCGCCGATGAGCACGATGTCGGGGTGAAGCACCCGCGCCACGGCATGAACGTCGCCGGAGAGCACGGCGGCCGTGAAGCGTTCCAGCACCTCCCGTTGCTCCCGCAGCGACGCGCGGGGCGGCGGTTCGGCGTCGGCCACCGCGCGCCTGCCGCGTGAGGCGTGCTGCCTTGCCGCCTGCGGAGTGCAGCCCAGGATCTCGCCGACCTCGGAGAACGGCACGTTGAACGCGTCGTGCAGCACGAACGCCACTCGCTGCTGCGGCGTCAGCCGGTCGAGTACCACCATCGCCGCCATCCGCACGCCGTCGTCGCGGACCACGGTGTCCAGCGGATCCTCCCCGATGGAGGCGTCGACGTCGGTCACGATCGGCTCGGGCAGCCACTCACCGACGTAGCGCTCCCGCCTCGCGGTGGCCGAACGCAGCCGGTCGAGGCCAAGCCGCCCGACGACGGTGGTGAGCCAGGCCCGCAGATCGTGGATCTGCTCCGTTTTCTCGCGCGGCAGGCCGCTCAGCCGCAGCCAGGCCTCCTGCACTGCGTCCTCGGCGTCGGCCAGCGACCCGGTGAGCCGGTAGGCCACCGCGATCAGGTGGCGGCGGTGGCTTGCGAACTCACTCGCGAGCGCCTCGGGTGACATGGGCAGAGTATGGCCGAACCGGCGAAGCTTCGGTGTCCTAGAGTGGGGCGCGTGGCGGGACGGATCCGGGAAAGCGACATCGCGCAGGTGCGGGAGCGCAGCCGGATCGACGACGTCGTCGGCGAGTACGTGGCGCTTCGCAGGGCGGGCGGTGGCGCGCTGAAGGGCCTGTGCCCGTTCCACGAGGAGAAGACCCCCTCGTTCAACGTGCGGCCGACGCACGGCACCTTCCACTGCTTCGGCTGCGGTGTCGGCGGCGACGTCATCAAGTTCGTCATGCAGATCGAGCACCTCGGTTTCGTGGAGGCGGTCGAGCGGCTGGCCGACCAGGTGGGCGTGCACCTGACCTACGAGGGTGGTGGTGGCAGTGTCCGCCGCGATCGCGGCACCCGAATGCGGCTGGTGGAGGTGCACAAGGCAGCCCAGGCCTTCTACGCCGAGCAGCTGGCCACCCCGGAGGCCAGGGCGGCCAGGGAGTTCCTCACCGAACGCGGGTTCGACGCCGCCGCCGCGGCCAGGTTCGGTTGCGGCTTCGCGCCCGGCGGCTGGGACCGGCTGACCAAGCACCTGTTGAACAGCGGCTTCGAACTCGCCGAGCTGTACAAGTCGCAGATCTCCAAGGAGGGCAGGCAAGGGCCGATCGACCGGTTCCACCGAAGGCTGGTGTGGCCGATCAAGGACCGTGGCGGCGACATCGTGGGTTTCGGCGCCCGCCGGATCTTCGAGGACGACCCCATTCAGGCGAAGTACCTCAACACCAGCGAGAGCCCGATCTACAAGAAGTCACAGGTGCTGTTCGGGCTCGACCTCGCCAAGCGGGAGATCTCGCGCAGGCACCAGGTCGTGGTGGTGGAGGGCTACACCGACGTGATGGCCATGCACGAGGCGGGTGTGCCGACGGCTGTGGCCTCCTCCGGCACCGCGTTCGGCGAGGAGCACATGCGGGTGCTGCGCCAGTTGATGATGGACGACGACGCCTTCCGCGGTGAGGTGATCTTCACCTTCGACGGTGACGAGGCAGGGCAGAAGGCGGCGCTGAAGGCGTTCGAGGGCGACCAGACGTTCGCGGGCCAGACCTACATCGCCATCGCGCCCGATGGTATGGACCCCTGCGAGTTGCGGCTCGCCAAGGGGGATGCGGCCGTTCGCGATCTGGTGGCGCGGCGCATCCCGCTCTTCGAGTTCGCGATCCGCAGCCTGCTGGCCGACTACGACCTCGACTCCGTGGACGGGCAGGTGGCGGCGCTGCAACGCACCGTGCCGCTGGTGGCGCAGATCAAGGACCGCGCCAAGCGCGACGGATACGCCACCAAGCTCGCCTGGTGGGTGGGTTGGCAGGACGAGGCGATGGTGGTGCGGCGCGTGCGGGAGAGCGCGGGAGCGCCGGCCAAGGCCAACGGCAGGCGCAGGGACTCCCGCAACGGTGCCGCCGAGGGTGGCGACCTGGAGCGGCCCGATGCCAAGCATCCGGGCTTGCGTGCGCAGCGGGAGACGCTGAAGGCCGCGCTGCAGGAGCCCGCGCTGGCCGGTCCCGAGTACGACGCGCTGCCCGCCGACGCGTTCACCCACCCTGCCTACGTCGCCGTGCACAAGGCGATCCTGGCCGCGGGCGGGGCGAGCTCGGGCCTCACCGGCCCGGCGCTGATCGACGCCGCCACCCAGCACGTTCCACAGGGGACGGTCAGCTCACTGCTGTCCGAACTGGCCGTCGAGCCGCTGGAGTCCAACGGCGAGGCCGATGAGCGCTACGTTTCGAGCATGCTCGCGGCGGTGCAGGAGAACCTGGTGGGGCGCCAGATCGGGGAGCTGAAGTCCAAACTGCAGCGGTTGTCGCCGGTGGAGGCCGCCGACGACTACCGGGCGCTGTTCGGTGACCTGGTGGCCCTCGAGCAGTACCGCAAGGCACTGCGCGAGCAGGCTGTCGGAGGGATGGACTGAGCCGATGGGCTGGCTGAGCAGGGTGATGGGCGAGCGGCTGCCGGAGGAGCTGGACGCCCGGCTGGCCGCGGAGGAGCACGTGCTGGCCTGGACACGTGTCGGAACGGGCGGGTACCTGGCGGTGACGGCGCTGGGCCTGTGGGTGCCCGACGACGGTGGTCACCGGCGTATCGGTTGGGACCTGGTCAGCAAGGCCGTGTGGCGCGGGGACGCGCTGACCGTCACCGAGGCCGAGGTGACCGGGCAGGCGGGCAGGGCGCTGGTGCTGGCCGACCGGGAGCCCGTACGGCTCGTGCTTGCCCGTCCGGGACGGATTCCGCATCTGGTGCGGCAACGGGTCGAGGGTTCGATCCGTTCGCGTTACCGCAAGGAACTGCCCGGTGGCGGTGCCTGGTTCGTGCTCAGGAAGGTTCCCGGCGCCGACGGCGTGGTGTTGCAGGTCAGGCCCGACCCCGGTGCCGAGGTCGCCGCGCTGGCCGACATGGCGCAGGAGGCGGCCGAGAAGTTGGCAGGCGGGCAGCAGTAGCAGTACGCTCGTACTGTGTGGGATCCCGTCAAAACTCTTCACTAGATCCACGCTCTGAAATTGTTGTTGACCTGCTA encodes:
- a CDS encoding glycine--tRNA ligase; the protein is MPANKPANTIETVVNLCKRRGFVFPSGEIYGGTRSAWDYGPLGVELKDNIKRQWWKTMVQSRDDVVGLDSSVILPRQVWVASGHVNAFHDPLVECLSCHHRFRADQLAEDYAERTGTEVAEGDLSDVPCPNCGNRGQYTEPREFNMMLKTYLGPVESEEGLHYLRPETAQGIFVNFLNVQTTSRKKPPFGIGQIGKSFRNEITPGNFIFRTREFEQMELEYFVEPGEDERWHQYWIDLRTQWYVDLGISRDNLRHYEHPKEKLSHYAKRTVDIEYRFGFSSGQEWGELEGIANRTDFDLTTHSNHSGVDLSYFDQASGQRYRPFVIEPAAGVGRPMMAFLIDAYTEDEVPNAKGGTDKRTVLKLDPRLAPYKVAVLPLSRNADLTPKARDLAAALRKHWNVDFDDAQSIGKRYRRQEEIGTPYCVTVDFDTLEDHAVTVRERDSMAQERVAIDKLESYLAARLIGC
- a CDS encoding YdcF family protein, translated to MPAAVPRWLGRLALGAVLVGLLVVGGTAFRVWHVARADERPQVDAIVVLGAAQYNGTPSKIFQARLEHARQLYADGVSSRIVTSGGSRVGDTFTEAQAGARWLADHGVPPQAVVAVGQGSDTLRSLHAVSDKARALGWNTVVIVSDPWHSLRARIMAEDAGLRAWTSPTHSGPIVQTRQTQARYIFRETAALLYYRMSKDSADTMGGAGLS
- a CDS encoding bifunctional o-acetylhomoserine/o-acetylserine sulfhydrylase, which encodes MTEAWSFETKQIHAGAQPDPATGARATPIYQTTSYVFRDTQHGADLFSLAEPGNIYTRIMNPTQDVLEQRVAALEGGVAALAFASGSAATTAAILNLAGAGDHVVSSPALYGGTYNLFHYTLPKLGVEVTFLSDQDDLDSWRAAARPNTKLFFAETLANPGSNVLDVRAVADVAHEVGVPLVVDNTIPTPYLLRPIEHGADVVVHSATKYLGGHGTTVAGVLVDGGTFDFGAHADRFPGFTEPDPSYNGLRYWEALGPGAFAAKARVQWLRDTGAAIAPLNSFLILQGIETLSLRMERHVANTQALAEWLEQRDEVERVYYAGLPSSPHHEAARKYLPKGAGAVLSFELRGGVEAGRAFVDGTELHSQLVNIGDVRSLIVHPASTTHSQLNPDEQLSSGVTPGLVRLAVGIEGVEDLKADLEAGFRAAKAVL
- the metX gene encoding homoserine O-acetyltransferase MetX, producing the protein MTPPPTPPNQDPPPATGAWQEGDPPGRRRWLRQDAPLPLEFGRSLPGFQLAYETWGTPASDGSNAVLVEHALTGDSHAAGPAGPGHPTPGWWDGLIGPGKALDTDELFVVVPNVLGGCQGSTGPASRAPDGRHWGSRFPKISIRDQVAAETALADALGIQRWACVLGGSMGGMRALEWGVSEPDRVASLLLLACPAASSADQIAWAAPQLHAIVSDAGWRGGDYHDAAPGEGPHRGLGVARRIAHVTYRSEPEFNARFGRALQNPDGGDPDERFAVESYLDHHADKLVRRFDAASYVLLTKSMNDHDVGRGRGGVAQALSRVSARTIAAGVDSDRLYPQEQARQLAEGIAHARYARLSSPYGHDSFLIETSQVAGLVKELLG
- a CDS encoding deoxyguanosinetriphosphate triphosphohydrolase, giving the protein MDGYTAHDRERRFAERPKRAALPGSRGDTRSAFARDRARVLHSAALRRLAGKTQVVGPGEGAEVSGVPRTRLTHSLEVAQIGRGIAEDLGADPDLVDTAGLAHDIGHPPFGHNGESALDEAARACGGFEGNAQTLRILTRLEPKVLGDDSEVAGLNLTRACLDAATKYPWPRQAALPKFGVYADDFEVFAWLREGAPTNRTCLEAQIMDWADDVAYSVHDVEDGVLAGRISLGVLAEAQERAAVAELAAKHFCDRSVSTLEDAAAELLRLPAVAALVENPYDSSLRAQVALKRLTSELVGRFASAAVTGTRAEHGDEPLLRYAADLCVPDQVAAEVALLKALALRYVMSDRGRLALQERQRQLLAELVAALPSRSPEALDPMLRPAWDAAPDDAARLRVVVDQVASLTDAQARAWHARYVVQGAGPAR
- a CDS encoding serpin family protein — encoded protein: MPASTPETTHLRFALAVHDKIARDGADSCFSPYSAASALALVTRAARGVTAEEAATVVAGTAEGVADQVELLRKAALLTAHTGGEQPELAVSNTLWVWQSLALNPGFTEELADWPSGRVATAAFVDDPEGARRTINADVAHATHDLIPELLPSGSIGADTVASLVNALYLRVAWTFPFSQANTTEADFHSPDGVRPVPMMRQAERLGYAESHGWRLVALPALGGVEAIVLLPDRSLAEQESTLDAETLVDLLSARRDTMVDLALPRLSLDVRSPLKPALRALGVHTMFQPTADFGELTDDPRLLVSDVSHQAVLRVDESGLEGAAATAVTMRLVSMPLGEPVTVVIDRPFLLLVRHAGTGACYFLSRVVQP
- a CDS encoding sigma-70 family RNA polymerase sigma factor, with protein sequence MSPEALASEFASHRRHLIAVAYRLTGSLADAEDAVQEAWLRLSGLPREKTEQIHDLRAWLTTVVGRLGLDRLRSATARRERYVGEWLPEPIVTDVDASIGEDPLDTVVRDDGVRMAAMVVLDRLTPQQRVAFVLHDAFNVPFSEVGEILGCTPQAARQHASRGRRAVADAEPPPRASLREQREVLERFTAAVLSGDVHAVARVLHPDIVLIGDSDGKGRTTRRTMVGADKFVRFFAGLRRMYPPDAFAAARPVLVNGDLGMYLPAQPGGEHYRDVDEHVQAMTVHEGRIVAVYDIVNPDKLRHLPASVTRAGG
- the dnaG gene encoding DNA primase translates to MAEPAKLRCPRVGRVAGRIRESDIAQVRERSRIDDVVGEYVALRRAGGGALKGLCPFHEEKTPSFNVRPTHGTFHCFGCGVGGDVIKFVMQIEHLGFVEAVERLADQVGVHLTYEGGGGSVRRDRGTRMRLVEVHKAAQAFYAEQLATPEARAAREFLTERGFDAAAAARFGCGFAPGGWDRLTKHLLNSGFELAELYKSQISKEGRQGPIDRFHRRLVWPIKDRGGDIVGFGARRIFEDDPIQAKYLNTSESPIYKKSQVLFGLDLAKREISRRHQVVVVEGYTDVMAMHEAGVPTAVASSGTAFGEEHMRVLRQLMMDDDAFRGEVIFTFDGDEAGQKAALKAFEGDQTFAGQTYIAIAPDGMDPCELRLAKGDAAVRDLVARRIPLFEFAIRSLLADYDLDSVDGQVAALQRTVPLVAQIKDRAKRDGYATKLAWWVGWQDEAMVVRRVRESAGAPAKANGRRRDSRNGAAEGGDLERPDAKHPGLRAQRETLKAALQEPALAGPEYDALPADAFTHPAYVAVHKAILAAGGASSGLTGPALIDAATQHVPQGTVSSLLSELAVEPLESNGEADERYVSSMLAAVQENLVGRQIGELKSKLQRLSPVEAADDYRALFGDLVALEQYRKALREQAVGGMD